A single genomic interval of Streptomyces graminofaciens harbors:
- a CDS encoding terpene synthase family protein, with protein sequence MPSFTMPKFKMPLPEVKPSPAMDSVVEDMWEWADRHHLIAGEAARRHVVRTRPAWTTAVYLPLADEEHLRIPNRFMIWAFILDDNLDDSISGGGIEAAAAFLDELIAVCHAERRPRTDTGRALEEIFDGLSEGRSPQWRALLGESVALWLNTFVPEALASRAGRVMTIEEFLPHRRNGVCEFIFAHLQEYVRGIELPVAIRNLPALRQARELACEWTGLFNDIYSVDKEESVGYMHNAVLVTRTHRRCSTQEAVDIVAAVVDGLLDQFLAACAAAPAQIRASADYSPHVFADALEVVEGYQGLVRANFDYHRSAARYNDVATYMPAALAEGDGIRPDWSVAPALTPALLPDRSSACVAR encoded by the coding sequence GTGCCCTCGTTCACCATGCCGAAGTTCAAAATGCCCCTCCCGGAGGTCAAACCGTCCCCCGCCATGGACTCCGTCGTCGAGGACATGTGGGAATGGGCCGACCGCCACCACCTCATCGCCGGCGAGGCGGCGCGCAGGCACGTGGTGCGTACCCGCCCCGCCTGGACGACGGCCGTGTACCTGCCCCTCGCCGACGAGGAGCACCTGCGCATCCCCAACCGGTTCATGATCTGGGCGTTCATCCTGGACGACAACCTCGACGACAGCATCAGCGGCGGCGGTATCGAGGCGGCCGCGGCCTTCCTGGACGAACTCATCGCCGTGTGCCACGCGGAGCGGCGACCGCGCACGGACACCGGACGCGCCCTCGAAGAGATATTCGACGGCCTGTCCGAGGGCCGGTCACCGCAGTGGCGCGCGCTGCTGGGCGAGTCCGTCGCACTCTGGCTGAACACCTTCGTCCCCGAGGCCCTCGCCAGCCGGGCCGGGCGGGTCATGACGATCGAGGAGTTCCTGCCGCACCGCAGGAACGGCGTCTGCGAGTTCATCTTCGCGCATCTGCAGGAGTATGTGCGCGGCATCGAACTCCCCGTAGCCATAAGGAACTTGCCCGCCCTGCGGCAGGCCCGCGAACTCGCCTGCGAGTGGACCGGGCTCTTCAACGACATCTACTCCGTGGACAAGGAGGAATCCGTCGGCTACATGCACAACGCCGTCCTGGTCACCCGCACCCACCGCCGGTGCTCGACGCAGGAAGCCGTGGACATCGTCGCCGCCGTGGTCGACGGCCTTCTCGACCAGTTCCTCGCCGCCTGCGCCGCCGCCCCCGCCCAGATCCGCGCGAGCGCCGACTACAGCCCGCACGTCTTCGCGGACGCCCTGGAGGTCGTCGAGGGCTACCAGGGCCTGGTGCGGGCGAACTTCGACTACCACCGAAGTGCCGCCCGCTACAACGACGTCGCCACGTACATGCCCGCCGCGCTGGCCGAAGGAGACGGCATTCGCCCCGACTGGAGCGTCGCCCCGGCCCTCACTCCCGCTCTTCTGCCCGACCGGTCCTCGGCCTGCGTGGCGAGGTGA
- a CDS encoding MOSC domain-containing protein translates to MGTVTALYRYPVKSMLGEALTSVEVTEGGLHGDRVAAALDDGTGAVASAKHPRKWGGLLRCRSRLADPDTGRGTVLVELPDRVVLPVGDPELDARLSKLLGRPVSLSDTPPTHGGTLERAVPAYEGGVPDALRSTAAVDATGAAITSGRVAAGTFFDYGTVHLVTTSALDRLRAAHPAGDFDPRRFRPNLVVATPDGTGFPEDTWVDAKLRIGDALFRVVVPTPRCVVPTLGHDDLPPDPEIMRAVAREHRVPVHDLGRLSCVGVYLDVLEPGTVRVGDTFAREG, encoded by the coding sequence ATGGGAACTGTGACAGCGCTCTACCGGTATCCGGTGAAGTCCATGCTCGGCGAGGCTCTGACCTCGGTGGAGGTCACCGAAGGCGGGCTCCACGGAGACCGGGTGGCCGCCGCGCTCGACGACGGGACGGGGGCCGTCGCCAGCGCCAAACATCCCCGGAAGTGGGGTGGGTTGCTGCGCTGCCGCAGCAGATTGGCCGACCCTGACACCGGGCGCGGCACTGTCCTGGTCGAACTGCCGGACCGTGTCGTCCTGCCCGTCGGGGATCCCGAACTCGACGCGAGGCTCTCCAAGTTGCTGGGGCGGCCGGTGTCCCTGTCCGACACCCCGCCGACGCACGGGGGCACGCTCGAACGGGCCGTACCCGCCTACGAGGGCGGCGTCCCGGACGCCCTGCGCAGCACCGCCGCCGTGGACGCCACCGGCGCGGCCATCACCTCCGGGCGCGTCGCGGCGGGGACGTTCTTCGACTACGGCACCGTCCACCTCGTCACGACCTCCGCCCTGGACCGGCTGCGGGCCGCGCACCCCGCCGGGGACTTCGACCCGCGCCGCTTCCGGCCCAACCTCGTCGTCGCCACGCCCGACGGGACGGGGTTCCCCGAGGACACCTGGGTCGACGCGAAGCTGCGCATCGGCGACGCACTCTTCCGAGTCGTCGTGCCCACACCCCGGTGCGTCGTTCCCACCCTCGGGCACGACGATCTGCCGCCCGATCCCGAGATCATGCGCGCGGTCGCCAGGGAACACCGGGTGCCGGTCCACGACCTCGGCCGGCTGTCGTGCGTCGGTGTGTACCTGGATGTCCTGGAGCCCGGCACGGTGCGTGTCGGTGACACGTTCGCGCGGGAGGGCTGA
- a CDS encoding DNA-binding protein — MSSSTSPQPTDPFTPPSADEARAQRTYTSLFRIAERHAATDEQRRRQTHPHMLSPHEAIRLVSFLLSGAALPEGGEPEVDRADITAALTLIPLARGEMDELEIGLLQMARGRGMTWPEIAFGLGLQTPQAARQRYERLASRTDTGAEKQEKGDK; from the coding sequence ATGTCGTCGTCAACTTCTCCTCAGCCGACCGACCCCTTCACACCCCCGAGCGCGGACGAGGCGCGAGCCCAGCGCACGTACACCTCCCTCTTCCGCATCGCCGAGCGGCACGCGGCGACCGATGAGCAGCGGCGGCGCCAGACGCACCCGCACATGCTCAGCCCGCACGAGGCGATCCGGCTGGTGTCGTTCCTGCTCAGCGGCGCCGCACTGCCGGAGGGCGGCGAACCGGAGGTGGACCGCGCGGACATCACGGCGGCGCTGACCCTCATACCTCTCGCGCGCGGCGAGATGGACGAACTGGAGATCGGCCTCCTGCAAATGGCCCGAGGTCGGGGCATGACCTGGCCGGAGATCGCCTTCGGCCTCGGCCTCCAGACCCCCCAGGCGGCCCGGCAGCGCTATGAGCGGCTGGCCAGCCGTACCGATACGGGTGCGGAGAAGCAGGAGAAGGGGGACAAGTAG
- a CDS encoding ATP-binding protein, with product MPTSTTHPRRDTFRIPKRRRHVPEARAHVRRVLKDWALDGELADDIATIATELVTNAVRHCRVSHAQVEVTLSIRGCGLLLEVSDPDKDKLPASRTADGPEGGGGLGLVLVDALTERWGHELRPYSKCVWAYFLLPEAPPCPN from the coding sequence ATGCCCACCTCCACCACCCACCCGCGTCGCGACACGTTCCGCATCCCCAAGCGCAGAAGACACGTGCCGGAGGCGCGGGCGCACGTGCGACGCGTCCTCAAGGACTGGGCCCTCGACGGCGAACTCGCCGACGACATCGCCACCATCGCGACCGAACTGGTCACCAATGCCGTACGGCACTGCCGGGTGAGTCACGCCCAGGTCGAGGTGACGTTGTCGATCCGGGGGTGCGGCCTGCTGCTTGAGGTGTCGGACCCCGACAAGGACAAGCTCCCGGCATCTCGCACAGCGGACGGCCCGGAGGGCGGCGGCGGACTCGGGCTGGTCCTCGTCGACGCGCTCACCGAACGCTGGGGGCATGAGCTGCGGCCGTACAGCAAGTGCGTGTGGGCGTACTTCCTGCTCCCCGAGGCGCCCCCTTGCCCGAACTGA
- a CDS encoding pentapeptide repeat-containing protein → MEMGEPDRGRRAWRDGLVRRRAAVALLAGAAGLVVLGTVFVVLPGVVVDHDLAGASVAAQDRLKAVNDVRTTLLQVVGGLVVLFGAYATWRQLRVSQDGLRATQEGYVTDRFSRAVDQLGSDKLDVRIGGLHALWRIAEQSARDREAIISIQAAYLRTHLPWPPAGPESPAADVPINDIAPLETRAADAQVALTALGVLCQHREQSWVNLSITDLRRADCDGLWFPEVNFDRACLEAAGLYHANLTQASLVSVNLRHADLTTAILRRARCILADLRGAKLVETDLRDADFTETDLREANLRKAVAHGAVFQRADLRMADLRGTDLSTANLVEARLTGAVASEHTRWPADFDHTAAGVVDTDDPGPEPSPLLQPPGMTWQAPPLRSTP, encoded by the coding sequence ATGGAGATGGGGGAACCGGACCGCGGGCGGCGGGCATGGCGCGACGGGCTGGTCAGGCGTCGTGCAGCCGTGGCTCTGCTGGCCGGGGCGGCGGGGCTGGTCGTTCTAGGCACGGTGTTCGTCGTACTGCCGGGTGTGGTGGTCGACCACGATCTCGCCGGGGCGAGCGTCGCCGCACAGGATCGACTGAAGGCGGTGAACGATGTCCGTACGACGCTTCTGCAGGTGGTCGGCGGCCTGGTCGTGCTCTTCGGCGCGTACGCCACCTGGCGGCAACTGCGGGTGAGTCAGGACGGTTTGCGCGCCACCCAGGAGGGCTACGTCACCGACCGATTCAGCCGGGCCGTCGACCAGCTCGGCAGCGACAAGCTGGATGTGCGCATCGGCGGGTTGCACGCGCTGTGGCGGATCGCCGAGCAGTCCGCCCGCGACCGGGAGGCCATCATCTCCATCCAGGCCGCGTATCTGCGTACGCACCTGCCCTGGCCACCCGCCGGGCCGGAATCACCGGCGGCAGACGTGCCCATCAACGACATCGCACCCCTGGAGACTCGCGCCGCCGACGCCCAGGTGGCGCTGACCGCGCTCGGCGTGCTGTGCCAGCACCGGGAGCAGTCCTGGGTCAATCTCAGCATCACCGACTTGCGCCGGGCCGACTGCGACGGACTCTGGTTCCCCGAGGTCAACTTCGACCGCGCTTGCCTGGAGGCCGCGGGCCTGTACCACGCCAATCTGACCCAGGCGTCCCTGGTCTCGGTCAACCTGCGGCACGCCGACCTCACGACTGCGATTCTCCGCCGGGCTCGCTGCATTCTGGCCGACCTACGGGGCGCGAAGCTGGTCGAAACCGACTTGCGTGACGCCGACTTCACTGAGACCGACCTGCGCGAGGCGAACCTGCGCAAGGCCGTCGCCCACGGAGCGGTCTTCCAACGCGCTGATCTCCGCATGGCCGACTTGCGCGGCACCGACTTGAGCACCGCCAACCTTGTCGAAGCACGCCTGACCGGCGCCGTGGCCAGCGAGCACACCCGCTGGCCCGCCGACTTCGACCACACGGCCGCCGGAGTCGTCGACACCGATGACCCTGGCCCCGAGCCCTCGCCCCTACTCCAGCCCCCGGGGATGACGTGGCAGGCGCCACCGCTGCGGTCCACTCCCTGA
- a CDS encoding transposase family protein, whose product MLKELAPRWQAARESALHERRGGDRRRAAGAGPKQRLVFVDRLLVTLVHLRLGIPHAALAELYAVDRSTVSGAIREVRPLLAARGFAVPDRPGVRLRTLEDLFAYAGTEGVDLRIDGTEVQVRRPRAHRSGRKAFVSGKKKQNTIKTTTFSDPQGRTLFSGVVRPGRMHDQTAVRTEGIAEQFLRHPKVKAVVDEGYRGLANEFPGQVSAPPKKPKDDAPLGEHHAWREQRRRQSSARICVEHTNAEYKQWRPLQRFTGRRETYAETHLAIATLVSDRSARRATRRKASTELVLARQAAC is encoded by the coding sequence TTGCTCAAAGAACTCGCGCCCCGATGGCAGGCCGCGCGGGAGTCGGCGCTACACGAGCGGCGTGGCGGAGACCGGAGACGGGCGGCCGGCGCCGGGCCCAAGCAGCGCCTGGTCTTCGTCGACCGACTTCTGGTCACGCTGGTCCACCTGCGGCTTGGGATCCCGCACGCCGCTCTAGCCGAGTTGTACGCAGTGGACCGCTCCACCGTCTCCGGAGCGATTCGCGAGGTCCGCCCGCTGCTGGCGGCCCGCGGCTTCGCCGTCCCGGACCGGCCGGGGGTGCGGCTGCGCACGCTGGAGGACCTGTTCGCCTACGCCGGCACGGAGGGCGTTGACCTGCGCATCGACGGCACCGAAGTGCAGGTCCGCCGCCCCCGCGCCCACCGCTCCGGCCGCAAGGCGTTCGTCTCCGGCAAGAAGAAGCAGAACACCATCAAGACCACCACCTTCAGTGACCCGCAGGGTCGCACCCTGTTCAGCGGCGTGGTCCGGCCGGGCCGCATGCACGACCAGACCGCCGTGCGCACCGAGGGCATCGCCGAGCAGTTCCTCCGGCACCCCAAGGTCAAGGCTGTAGTCGACGAGGGCTACCGGGGCCTGGCCAACGAGTTCCCCGGCCAGGTCAGTGCCCCGCCGAAGAAGCCGAAGGACGACGCGCCGCTGGGCGAGCACCACGCCTGGCGCGAGCAGCGACGCCGCCAGTCCTCCGCGCGGATCTGTGTGGAGCACACCAATGCCGAGTACAAGCAGTGGCGGCCCCTGCAGCGGTTCACCGGCCGCCGCGAGACCTACGCCGAGACTCACCTCGCGATCGCCACCCTGGTCTCTGACCGCTCCGCCCGGCGGGCGACCCGCCGCAAGGCGAGCACTGAGCTGGTGCTCGCCCGGCAGGCCGCCTGCTGA
- a CDS encoding DUF397 domain-containing protein — MTEVISPFWKSSYTAGEGNCVEVAFTSTGGRAIRDSKNPHGPLLHLTPTGWRAFLTATKDGTLGL, encoded by the coding sequence GTGACCGAGGTCATAAGCCCCTTCTGGAAGTCGTCGTACACCGCAGGCGAGGGCAACTGCGTCGAGGTCGCTTTCACTTCCACCGGCGGCCGCGCCATCCGCGACAGCAAGAACCCCCACGGCCCCCTCCTCCACCTCACCCCCACCGGCTGGCGTGCCTTCCTCACCGCCACCAAGGACGGCACCCTCGGCCTGTAA
- a CDS encoding DinB family protein: MNNPRRELLSWQFDMTWSLFTYHLERLAPEDFLWEPTDLSWTVRPDTAGNWLPDWADTEPDPVPVPTIGWLSWHIGWWWSTVIDHAQGRMPRKRTDITWPGNGPAAVAWLQELRTQWLTVLDKLTDADLDAASTLPWQTPPDNTIGHMIAWLNAELMKNVAEIGQLHLIRAASKSRPGKQ; encoded by the coding sequence ATGAACAATCCCCGCCGTGAGCTACTGAGTTGGCAGTTCGACATGACCTGGTCACTGTTCACGTACCACCTGGAGCGGCTCGCACCCGAGGACTTTCTGTGGGAGCCCACTGACTTGTCGTGGACAGTGCGCCCGGACACCGCCGGAAACTGGCTGCCGGACTGGGCCGACACCGAGCCCGACCCCGTTCCCGTTCCCACCATCGGCTGGCTGAGCTGGCACATCGGCTGGTGGTGGAGCACTGTCATCGATCACGCGCAGGGACGTATGCCCCGGAAGCGTACCGACATCACCTGGCCCGGCAACGGACCGGCGGCCGTCGCCTGGTTACAGGAGCTGCGTACCCAGTGGCTGACGGTCCTCGACAAACTCACCGACGCCGATCTGGATGCAGCCTCCACACTGCCGTGGCAGACCCCGCCGGACAACACCATCGGACACATGATCGCCTGGCTGAACGCCGAACTGATGAAGAACGTGGCTGAGATCGGGCAGCTGCATCTGATCCGAGCGGCCTCGAAGTCGCGGCCGGGGAAGCAATAG
- a CDS encoding NACHT domain-containing protein yields the protein MTDVSPEPDESPDITVNNEISGGTFNGPVTQVGTQNNHTHLYGAPGRSPEDVLADEVRYRWQPELEQRGLVGKRRLPVHWTTARDSLMDHWENICDVPLGEKAVPLVLAGNLRETAAIAEVYRRVPTRRLVVLGEAGSGKSSLSLLLVLELLKHPSPGEPVPEIFSLGSWNPEEPLETWLTGLLIRDHPNLARPAAGGGTLAAELLRKRRVLPVLDGFDEIAKGLRVKALKRLSRIDMPLVLTSRTGQYASATDGTRGLERAAAIRLTPLVPEDSAEYLESGSAKVVKPEWKEVLARLSDPAGARATKDLRRVLTTPLMVALARDIYRERPGGADGSRPEGARRSPNELLRKGRFRTRESIEEHLLSSFVPAAYEDKQVHGAKRVGWDPERAEHWLGYLAEHLAGRTDLTWWELGTSMSRRARTAVIAFMAGLSMALTTAIGNIPVNLVATSYGLGFAIRRGLVVGLLHGLVFGLALGYVYWRADGTDSELLKPRPVRARLFTRDRRPDKGFSHKVVLGSLLGFGIALAFVLMDRLLLPSAGLDDGLGGGLVAAAQFPLTIGLSAGIAMALMAWLETPVKWKKSPSCADLLRENRANVISHLLGWALVCGLVAGLGATFTETPLRSLQLGLVFGIEGAFGAGLGYGLCLTAWGQWVALARIWLPLTGRLPWRLVAFLEDACDRDVLRRAGAVYQFRHARLQDHLRVRRDLSRR from the coding sequence ATGACTGACGTGTCCCCCGAGCCCGACGAGTCCCCCGACATCACGGTGAACAACGAGATCAGCGGGGGCACCTTCAACGGGCCGGTGACTCAGGTCGGCACACAGAACAACCACACCCACCTCTACGGGGCACCGGGCCGGTCGCCCGAGGACGTACTCGCCGACGAGGTCAGATACCGCTGGCAGCCCGAGCTGGAACAGCGCGGCCTGGTGGGCAAACGGCGGCTTCCCGTGCACTGGACGACGGCGCGCGACTCCCTGATGGACCACTGGGAGAACATCTGTGACGTCCCACTCGGGGAGAAGGCCGTTCCGCTGGTCCTGGCCGGAAATCTGCGCGAGACCGCCGCGATCGCCGAGGTCTACCGGCGCGTCCCCACCCGCCGGCTCGTGGTGCTGGGCGAAGCCGGCTCGGGGAAGAGCAGTCTGAGCCTGCTGCTCGTACTGGAACTCCTCAAGCACCCAAGCCCGGGCGAACCCGTTCCGGAGATCTTCAGCCTGGGGTCGTGGAATCCCGAGGAACCGCTGGAGACGTGGCTGACCGGCCTGCTGATCCGTGACCATCCCAACCTGGCGAGGCCCGCTGCCGGCGGCGGGACACTCGCCGCCGAGCTGCTCCGCAAGCGGCGCGTCCTGCCCGTACTGGACGGCTTCGACGAGATCGCCAAAGGCCTCCGGGTGAAGGCGCTGAAACGACTCTCCCGCATCGACATGCCCTTGGTCCTGACAAGCCGCACCGGACAGTACGCCTCCGCGACGGACGGCACCCGGGGTCTGGAGCGGGCCGCCGCGATCAGGCTCACCCCGCTCGTCCCGGAGGACTCGGCGGAGTATCTGGAATCCGGCAGCGCCAAGGTCGTCAAGCCCGAGTGGAAGGAGGTGCTGGCCAGGCTGAGCGACCCGGCCGGCGCCCGGGCCACCAAGGATCTCCGCAGGGTGCTGACCACGCCGTTGATGGTCGCCCTGGCCCGTGACATCTACCGCGAGCGGCCGGGCGGAGCGGACGGAAGCAGGCCCGAGGGCGCGCGACGCAGCCCGAACGAACTGCTACGGAAGGGCCGGTTCCGCACCCGGGAGAGCATCGAGGAACACCTGCTGAGCAGCTTCGTCCCGGCGGCCTACGAGGACAAGCAGGTCCACGGGGCGAAGCGGGTCGGCTGGGACCCGGAACGGGCCGAGCACTGGCTCGGGTACCTCGCCGAGCATCTGGCCGGCCGGACCGACCTGACCTGGTGGGAGCTCGGCACGTCGATGAGCCGCCGGGCACGCACCGCCGTGATCGCGTTCATGGCGGGGCTGTCCATGGCGCTCACCACCGCGATCGGGAACATCCCCGTGAACCTGGTCGCCACCTCGTACGGACTCGGGTTCGCGATCCGGCGCGGCCTGGTCGTGGGGCTGCTGCACGGACTCGTGTTCGGGCTGGCCCTCGGCTATGTGTACTGGCGTGCCGACGGCACCGACTCCGAGCTGCTGAAGCCACGGCCCGTACGGGCCCGGCTGTTCACCCGTGATCGGCGGCCGGACAAGGGGTTCTCGCACAAGGTCGTGCTGGGCAGCCTGCTCGGCTTCGGGATCGCGCTCGCCTTCGTGCTCATGGACCGGCTTCTCCTGCCGTCGGCCGGGCTCGACGACGGACTCGGGGGCGGGCTCGTGGCCGCGGCCCAGTTCCCGCTCACGATCGGGCTCTCGGCCGGGATCGCGATGGCGCTGATGGCCTGGCTGGAGACCCCCGTCAAGTGGAAGAAGTCCCCCAGCTGCGCCGACCTGTTGCGGGAGAACCGGGCGAATGTGATCTCCCATCTCCTCGGCTGGGCCCTCGTGTGCGGACTCGTCGCGGGGCTCGGGGCGACGTTCACCGAGACCCCGCTCCGCAGCCTCCAGCTCGGGCTCGTCTTCGGCATCGAGGGCGCGTTCGGCGCCGGGCTCGGCTACGGGCTGTGTCTCACGGCGTGGGGCCAGTGGGTGGCGCTGGCCCGTATCTGGCTGCCGTTGACGGGCCGTCTGCCCTGGCGGCTGGTGGCGTTCCTGGAGGACGCCTGCGACCGGGACGTACTGCGCCGGGCGGGGGCGGTGTACCAGTTCCGCCATGCGCGGCTCCAGGACCATCTGCGGGTACGCCGGGACCTCAGCCGTCGCTGA
- a CDS encoding DUF6801 domain-containing protein, translating to MALAGSTGLFGAGSASADPAPRSLRYTCPFPLIGDQPMTASVVWNASDTHVVGKATPRMPIDTTAKVGADVTNTLRVVGARTVEGTADVHAVVAAPEGRIPVKVTLRVPRTAVPESGPLTVPANGTIPSLTFRRPGPAKIVVGAIDLHLTPRDGDGDETLAGKVDTSCDLNGGQDGVLASFTVVRPPTRPSPTASGTAKEPDESGTPGKSKPPGASRAPGTADPEASGSASGSASSSAAASASASTEVRAPSGSPSGTASASASLSGAPDVTSPDASATGGTDFAAPLRAIAAFLAVSAAAVGAGWWGRRRRRAEGRDD from the coding sequence GTGGCCCTCGCGGGAAGTACCGGTCTGTTCGGAGCCGGGTCCGCGTCGGCGGACCCGGCTCCGCGCTCTCTGCGCTACACCTGCCCGTTCCCGCTGATCGGCGACCAGCCGATGACGGCGTCGGTCGTGTGGAACGCCTCGGACACGCATGTGGTGGGCAAGGCGACCCCGCGGATGCCGATCGACACGACGGCGAAGGTCGGCGCCGATGTCACCAACACGCTCCGGGTCGTCGGCGCGAGAACCGTCGAGGGCACGGCGGACGTGCACGCCGTCGTGGCCGCGCCGGAGGGCCGGATCCCGGTGAAGGTGACGCTCAGGGTGCCCAGGACGGCCGTACCGGAGTCCGGCCCGCTGACCGTCCCGGCGAACGGGACCATCCCCTCGCTCACCTTCCGTCGGCCGGGCCCGGCGAAGATCGTCGTCGGCGCGATCGACCTGCACCTCACGCCACGGGACGGGGACGGCGACGAGACGCTGGCGGGCAAGGTCGACACGTCGTGCGACCTGAACGGCGGGCAGGACGGGGTGCTGGCGTCGTTCACGGTCGTACGTCCGCCGACGCGCCCGAGCCCGACCGCGTCGGGGACGGCGAAGGAGCCGGACGAGTCGGGCACGCCAGGGAAGTCGAAGCCGCCGGGCGCCTCCAGGGCACCGGGGACAGCCGACCCTGAAGCATCTGGGTCGGCCTCGGGCTCGGCGTCGTCCTCCGCCGCCGCCTCCGCCTCCGCCTCGACCGAGGTCCGGGCCCCCTCGGGCTCCCCCAGCGGTACGGCGTCGGCATCGGCCTCGCTCTCCGGCGCCCCGGACGTCACCTCCCCCGACGCCTCCGCGACCGGCGGCACGGACTTCGCGGCGCCCCTGCGGGCGATCGCGGCGTTCCTCGCGGTGAGCGCGGCAGCGGTCGGGGCCGGCTGGTGGGGCAGGCGGCGGCGTCGGGCGGAGGGCCGGGATGACTGA
- a CDS encoding GNAT family N-acetyltransferase — MSFVFEGPVLEGTLVRLEPLAHRHTADLAVAAEENRSSYGFTWVPTADDVESYVEAQLARVAAGQVVLYAQVDRASGRAIGVTGYWDPRRWPTRDGLYAVEVGGTWLAASAQGTGVNTEGKYLLFRHAFEEWDVARVDLKTDARNGRSRAAIAAVGARFEGVLRNWSLSWAPGEDGRLRDSAMFSVTAEEWPECRKRLEERVARGRRDPEGTGRDTGAVEET; from the coding sequence ATGAGTTTCGTGTTCGAGGGACCGGTTCTGGAAGGCACGCTCGTGCGTCTGGAGCCCCTGGCCCACCGCCATACGGCCGATCTGGCCGTGGCGGCGGAGGAGAACCGGAGTTCGTACGGGTTCACGTGGGTGCCCACGGCGGACGACGTCGAGTCGTACGTCGAGGCCCAGCTCGCCCGTGTCGCCGCCGGGCAGGTCGTCCTGTACGCGCAGGTGGACCGGGCGTCGGGGCGGGCGATCGGGGTCACCGGCTACTGGGACCCACGGCGGTGGCCGACGAGGGACGGCCTGTACGCGGTCGAGGTGGGCGGCACCTGGCTCGCGGCGTCGGCGCAGGGCACGGGCGTGAACACGGAGGGCAAGTACCTGCTGTTCCGGCACGCGTTCGAGGAGTGGGACGTCGCACGGGTCGACCTGAAGACGGACGCCCGCAACGGCCGTTCGAGGGCGGCGATCGCCGCAGTGGGCGCCCGCTTCGAGGGCGTACTGCGGAACTGGTCCCTCTCCTGGGCACCCGGCGAGGACGGCAGGCTCCGCGACTCGGCGATGTTCTCCGTCACGGCGGAGGAGTGGCCGGAGTGCCGCAAGCGGCTCGAAGAGCGGGTCGCGCGGGGCCGGCGAGATCCGGAAGGGACCGGACGAGACACGGGAGCCGTAGAGGAAACGTAG